A region from the Maridesulfovibrio zosterae DSM 11974 genome encodes:
- a CDS encoding ATP-grasp domain-containing protein translates to MFILEKPYVSDLLRTTITETKAHVLSNKMAQASFTNNELKLCIEKDFVKLYNENQDRPIYSNSENSIDWIDHNLSCGALPKKIRLFKDKAAFRDLVRDMYPDFFYRTVKFDELDSINPDQLAIPCVIKPCVGFFSLGVHMVESVKGWHKAVNAIKEEVDHIKNMYPAKVLELDNFIIEQCIEGEEFAVDAYFNAEGIPVIINIFGHLFASNEDVSDRCYITSPEIIKKHHDNFKDLLKEIGKRAKLKNFPIHIEVRTDGLNNLGVIEVNPMRFAGWCVTDLAYYAYGINPYKYFMEGKVPDWDEISECCKGKVYAMVIGDIDASVDCNKIKSIDYDSFKANFSNPLELRRIDYKEYPVFAFIFAELDKENINDLQKILHADFTQYLKF, encoded by the coding sequence ATGTTCATACTTGAAAAACCATACGTCTCCGACCTTCTCAGAACAACGATCACTGAGACAAAAGCACATGTGCTCAGCAATAAAATGGCTCAGGCTTCTTTTACAAACAATGAACTGAAACTTTGTATAGAAAAGGATTTTGTTAAATTATACAACGAAAACCAGGATCGCCCTATTTACTCGAACTCCGAAAATTCAATAGACTGGATTGACCATAATCTTAGCTGTGGAGCTCTTCCTAAAAAAATAAGACTATTCAAAGACAAAGCTGCCTTTCGGGACCTTGTGCGAGATATGTACCCTGATTTTTTTTATCGCACAGTTAAATTTGATGAACTTGACAGCATTAATCCAGACCAACTTGCAATTCCATGTGTTATCAAACCATGTGTCGGCTTTTTCAGCCTTGGTGTACATATGGTTGAATCAGTAAAAGGGTGGCATAAAGCTGTTAATGCGATCAAAGAAGAAGTTGACCACATTAAAAACATGTATCCGGCAAAAGTATTGGAACTGGACAACTTTATTATTGAACAATGTATTGAAGGGGAAGAGTTTGCTGTTGATGCATACTTCAATGCGGAAGGAATTCCCGTAATAATAAATATTTTCGGACACCTGTTTGCTTCAAACGAGGATGTTAGTGATCGTTGCTACATCACTTCCCCTGAAATAATTAAAAAACATCATGATAACTTTAAGGATCTGCTCAAAGAAATAGGTAAACGGGCAAAGCTCAAGAATTTCCCAATCCATATTGAGGTGCGCACCGACGGACTGAACAACCTAGGAGTAATTGAGGTAAATCCCATGCGTTTTGCTGGATGGTGTGTGACTGACCTTGCATACTATGCATATGGTATTAATCCATACAAATACTTCATGGAAGGAAAAGTTCCGGACTGGGACGAAATTTCAGAATGCTGCAAAGGAAAAGTATATGCTATGGTAATTGGGGACATTGATGCATCGGTCGATTGCAATAAAATTAAATCTATTGATTACGATTCATTTAAGGCTAATTTCAGCAATCCTCTGGAGTTACGCAGAATAGATTACAAAGAATACCCAGTTTTTGCATTTATATTCGCCGAATTAGATAAAGAAAATATTAATGATCTTCAAAAAATACTTCACGCTGATTTTACGCAATATTTAAAATTTTAG
- a CDS encoding FkbM family methyltransferase: MSRKKVLEHLKTNKDLWIRVPSVIKNESGNSEFEMLLATSELKDAGVNSLLHRETRTGGFEYASRAFIHAHLKPGDLFIDIGAHFGLYSMTAAMKFPGEVKVLAVEPHPANIKRLQLWAEFNECSKQITIAECAASDHSGFSLLNQNSSMGHSLVSLNTNQAYETLNVALHPIDKIVADAKDLCTEQRIILKIDTEGHELPTLKGALRLLKSGRVAAIIWEKGHFHTTPEGIKEFKEILSLLRDLCYDSYRFPHEDMGGPLVPYASSHEQCNIISINETITPLPVYKQPWTAHTVLPSSMRPNVSADFMRGYTELLIDKKTTDCGRWSRWESLCGDIDQRAGLAGALIAEKSSVLDVGAGLMMLRDYIPESCSYTPLDIVARNRKCIVADLNQKQYPDQKFDVIAALFVFEFLHDVTSFLEWAANNAEKLIFTYHQMKPNSKRTQRRAAGFFNDYHISEIEKIIQKTGWKIKTTIAIHSNQTCFECIK; the protein is encoded by the coding sequence GTGAGCAGAAAAAAAGTACTAGAACATCTTAAAACGAATAAAGACCTCTGGATCAGAGTTCCAAGTGTCATCAAAAATGAGTCCGGAAATTCTGAGTTTGAGATGCTGCTGGCCACGTCTGAATTAAAAGATGCCGGCGTAAACTCTCTTCTACACCGTGAAACCCGCACAGGAGGCTTTGAATACGCCTCTCGAGCTTTCATTCATGCCCACTTAAAACCCGGCGATCTGTTTATCGATATAGGAGCGCACTTCGGACTATATTCCATGACTGCTGCAATGAAATTTCCCGGAGAAGTGAAAGTTCTTGCAGTTGAACCACACCCCGCAAATATTAAAAGACTACAACTCTGGGCTGAATTCAATGAATGCTCAAAACAAATAACCATAGCTGAATGTGCTGCTTCAGATCATAGTGGATTCAGTCTTTTAAATCAGAACTCATCAATGGGGCATAGTCTGGTCTCCCTGAACACTAATCAAGCATACGAGACATTGAACGTAGCGCTCCACCCCATAGATAAAATTGTTGCAGACGCAAAAGACCTTTGCACAGAACAAAGGATTATCCTTAAAATTGACACAGAAGGACATGAACTCCCCACGCTGAAAGGTGCACTCAGACTCCTCAAATCAGGCCGCGTAGCGGCTATCATTTGGGAAAAAGGGCATTTCCATACTACCCCCGAAGGAATTAAAGAATTTAAAGAAATTTTATCTCTGCTGCGGGACCTGTGTTATGACTCCTACCGTTTCCCTCATGAAGATATGGGAGGCCCTTTAGTGCCTTATGCATCAAGTCATGAGCAATGCAACATCATCAGCATTAACGAAACTATCACTCCACTTCCAGTCTATAAACAACCATGGACGGCTCATACAGTCCTCCCCTCTTCTATGCGGCCCAATGTTTCAGCTGATTTTATGCGCGGATATACAGAACTGCTCATAGACAAAAAAACAACTGATTGCGGACGCTGGTCCCGTTGGGAATCACTTTGCGGTGATATTGATCAGCGTGCAGGGCTTGCTGGAGCACTTATCGCAGAGAAATCATCAGTTCTTGATGTTGGTGCAGGCCTTATGATGCTACGTGACTATATACCGGAGAGTTGTTCATACACACCGCTGGACATTGTCGCCCGCAACCGCAAATGTATTGTGGCGGACCTCAACCAGAAACAATATCCGGATCAAAAATTTGATGTAATAGCAGCTCTTTTTGTTTTTGAATTTTTACACGATGTTACTTCTTTTTTGGAATGGGCAGCAAATAATGCTGAAAAGCTTATCTTTACTTATCACCAGATGAAGCCCAATTCCAAAAGGACACAACGCCGTGCCGCAGGTTTTTTTAATGACTACCATATCTCTGAAATAGAAAAAATCATTCAAAAAACAGGCTGGAAAATCAAGACTACTATTGCTATACATTCAAATCAGACCTGCTTTGAATGTATTAAATAA
- a CDS encoding transporter substrate-binding domain-containing protein, which translates to MNRILGRVIFFIFLFTFAFRVIPAFATSLEQVRKTGVLRHIGIPYANFVIEKGQGLDVEVMQRFAKHLGVKYKLVLSNWMRVFGDLTGELVRAEDGVVKVVGHTEVRGDVIACGLTMLKWRKQLVDFSNPTFPTQVWGLARYDYPANPVNASGNIAKDLAAIKRVIKGRKILGKESTCLTPSLYGIDQSVGQVMDFPGLLNDMVFAVLKGVVDVTLLDVPDMMVALEKYPEKLKVLGPISREQEMAAAFSHDSPKLRNEFNLFFDKLKQSGEYGRLVKKYYHVVFKYYPDFFREENIKIH; encoded by the coding sequence TTGAATAGAATTTTAGGTCGAGTTATTTTTTTTATATTTTTATTCACTTTTGCTTTTAGGGTTATACCAGCATTTGCCACAAGTTTGGAGCAGGTTAGAAAAACAGGAGTTTTACGTCATATTGGTATCCCTTATGCTAATTTTGTCATTGAAAAAGGGCAGGGGTTGGACGTTGAAGTAATGCAGCGTTTTGCCAAACACCTTGGCGTAAAATATAAGTTAGTACTCTCTAACTGGATGAGAGTTTTTGGAGATTTGACCGGCGAGCTGGTTCGGGCAGAAGATGGTGTCGTGAAAGTTGTAGGACACACTGAAGTGCGTGGTGATGTTATCGCTTGCGGTTTAACTATGCTTAAATGGCGTAAACAGCTGGTTGATTTTTCTAATCCTACCTTTCCGACACAGGTTTGGGGATTGGCAAGATATGATTATCCCGCAAATCCAGTTAATGCATCGGGGAATATTGCGAAAGACCTCGCCGCCATAAAAAGAGTGATTAAGGGACGAAAAATATTAGGTAAGGAAAGTACCTGCCTTACTCCCTCATTGTATGGCATTGATCAGTCTGTAGGACAGGTTATGGATTTTCCAGGCCTTCTCAATGATATGGTTTTTGCAGTTCTTAAGGGAGTCGTTGATGTTACTCTTCTTGATGTCCCTGATATGATGGTTGCTCTTGAGAAATATCCTGAAAAATTGAAGGTACTGGGTCCTATTTCAAGGGAACAGGAAATGGCAGCAGCCTTCAGTCATGATTCACCGAAGCTTCGTAATGAGTTTAATCTTTTTTTTGATAAATTAAAGCAGAGCGGTGAATACGGGCGGCTTGTTAAAAAATATTATCATGTTGTATTTAAATATTATCCTGATTTTTTCAGAGAAGAAAATATCAAAATCCATTAA
- a CDS encoding histidine phosphatase family protein: MIVLVRHGETENAKGKAIGHTDLQLSSTGNIQAQMLAESLKGVKFKTFLTSPLTRTMQTAAYIEKSCRITPTPRAELMEINLGKWDGLSYHKIKEKFPDEYAKRGQDFAGYRPPDGENFMDLKKRIKSFLDEFSKKQQPALIITHAGVIRIFMHLVLGFPLENIFCIKPSHCHVTIMTDSPSGYILKAFNLPYGPDLSLAFREAMP; this comes from the coding sequence ATGATTGTATTGGTCCGTCACGGTGAGACTGAAAATGCAAAAGGAAAAGCTATAGGCCATACAGATCTTCAGCTTTCCAGTACTGGAAATATTCAAGCTCAAATGCTCGCCGAATCTTTGAAAGGGGTTAAATTCAAAACATTTCTAACCAGTCCGCTGACAAGAACCATGCAGACTGCTGCTTACATAGAAAAGTCTTGTAGAATAACTCCCACGCCCCGAGCTGAGTTGATGGAAATTAATCTTGGGAAGTGGGATGGCCTTAGTTACCATAAAATAAAAGAAAAATTCCCTGATGAATATGCTAAACGAGGCCAGGACTTTGCTGGATACCGCCCACCTGATGGTGAGAATTTTATGGACCTTAAAAAGCGTATAAAATCATTTCTGGATGAATTTTCAAAAAAGCAACAGCCAGCTCTCATAATTACCCATGCAGGAGTTATCAGGATATTTATGCATCTTGTCCTTGGATTTCCTCTGGAAAACATATTCTGCATAAAACCTTCTCACTGTCATGTAACGATCATGACTGATTCACCATCTGGGTATATTTTGAAGGCATTTAACCTTCCTTATGGCCCGGACCTCTCATTAGCTTTTAGAGAAGCAATGCCGTAA
- a CDS encoding iron-containing alcohol dehydrogenase: MQITKFAIPEVIFGNGSIKFLASCARRLGAKRVLLVSDKGLEESGWVKKIQDILKNDNLECIYFNELTANPRDCQIQQGAKLYRENKADVIIGLGGGSPIDASKGIATIVSNGGNIHDYEGANRISHPLPPMIFIPTTAGSGSDVSQYAIITDNERHVKMSIISRSLVPNISIIDPDLLVTKSRGLILASAVDALAHAIESYVSRLASPFTESQALTAIGLIAGNIKPAANSKDREALKNLAIASTAAGMSFSNAGLGVGHALAHSLGGRYDVTHGLTLPILLPSVVRFNQRSCERKMAIIANTINDSCPAPLSAKKKPLSVTLYNMFEELEIPMKLREIVPDNKHMEEICRIAVKDACSVPNPKEATWQDLLEICNEAW, encoded by the coding sequence ATGCAGATTACTAAATTCGCCATACCGGAAGTAATATTTGGCAACGGCAGTATAAAGTTTCTAGCCTCATGTGCCCGAAGACTGGGAGCCAAAAGAGTTCTACTGGTCAGTGACAAAGGCCTTGAAGAATCCGGTTGGGTAAAAAAAATTCAGGATATTCTAAAAAATGATAATCTAGAATGTATATATTTTAATGAGCTGACCGCAAACCCTCGCGACTGCCAGATTCAACAAGGCGCAAAGCTGTATAGAGAGAACAAAGCCGATGTAATAATCGGTCTTGGTGGCGGAAGCCCAATTGATGCATCAAAAGGAATTGCCACCATTGTCAGTAATGGAGGTAATATTCATGATTACGAGGGAGCCAACCGAATCAGTCATCCCCTGCCTCCCATGATTTTTATTCCTACGACCGCAGGAAGCGGATCGGATGTATCTCAGTATGCCATTATCACAGACAATGAACGCCATGTTAAAATGTCCATTATCAGCCGCTCATTGGTTCCTAATATTTCCATTATTGATCCGGACCTGCTGGTGACCAAATCCAGAGGATTGATTCTGGCTTCTGCTGTGGACGCACTAGCCCATGCCATTGAATCGTATGTGTCCAGACTGGCTTCGCCGTTTACCGAATCACAGGCACTGACGGCTATAGGTCTCATTGCAGGAAACATTAAGCCTGCAGCAAATTCAAAAGACAGAGAAGCCCTCAAAAATCTTGCCATTGCAAGTACTGCTGCAGGTATGTCTTTCAGCAATGCAGGCCTTGGTGTCGGGCACGCTCTGGCCCATTCTCTCGGAGGCCGCTATGACGTCACCCATGGTTTAACTCTTCCAATATTACTACCATCCGTAGTTCGTTTTAATCAGCGCAGCTGTGAAAGAAAAATGGCAATTATTGCCAATACAATAAATGACAGCTGTCCTGCTCCGTTAAGTGCCAAGAAAAAGCCTCTAAGCGTGACGCTGTATAATATGTTTGAAGAATTAGAAATTCCTATGAAACTTAGAGAGATTGTTCCCGACAATAAGCATATGGAAGAAATATGCCGCATTGCCGTCAAGGATGCTTGCTCTGTTCCAAATCCTAAAGAAGCAACATGGCAGGATCTTTTAGAAATTTGTAATGAGGCATGGTAA
- a CDS encoding two-component system sensor histidine kinase NtrB, translating to MTDETKLHDLIGIEHHKLNFFQELQQNIKELKEINRESEDQRYEITAILDGITDVMMVLSENMEIISVNRVFEQLFPGVNPIGKKCYSLFRDTGEPCQECPAFKSLSTNSVCRNTAIFRIGEKNMQFDMVASPLKNHEMPGNQILIFKRDVTMEKEYQAKFYQAEKMATIGVLAAGVAHEINNPMAAVAGFAEGIQRRLTRLEQSIPEDLAEDLYDYTNTILKECLRCQDIVKTLLSFSRPVASEFIPVNMNQVAEDTIRLLDHQFRRYQSVKLSMNLASPIEHIYGNEAQLKQVILNLLTNAIDAVEENGEITVETFIENNHVGLRVCDTGCGIDPQNKDMLFEPFYTTKQVGKGIGIGLSTCFNIVREHNGEIVVESEVGIGSCFTVLFPIQ from the coding sequence ATGACTGACGAAACAAAGCTTCATGATTTAATAGGTATTGAACATCACAAACTGAACTTTTTTCAAGAGTTACAGCAAAATATTAAAGAGCTGAAAGAGATCAATCGTGAGTCAGAAGACCAACGATATGAAATCACCGCAATTCTGGACGGTATCACCGATGTAATGATGGTTCTGTCTGAAAACATGGAGATAATTTCAGTTAACCGGGTTTTTGAGCAGTTGTTTCCGGGAGTTAATCCTATCGGCAAGAAATGCTACTCTCTCTTCAGGGATACAGGAGAACCATGCCAGGAGTGTCCCGCATTCAAGTCTCTTTCTACTAACTCCGTATGCCGCAATACAGCTATTTTTCGCATCGGAGAAAAAAACATGCAATTTGACATGGTAGCCTCTCCTCTTAAAAATCATGAAATGCCCGGGAATCAAATTCTGATTTTTAAAAGAGATGTAACGATGGAAAAAGAGTATCAAGCCAAATTTTATCAGGCTGAAAAAATGGCTACCATAGGTGTGCTTGCAGCCGGTGTGGCCCATGAAATAAATAATCCCATGGCAGCTGTTGCAGGTTTTGCCGAAGGCATCCAGCGCAGGCTGACACGTCTTGAGCAATCCATCCCTGAAGACCTTGCTGAAGACCTGTATGATTACACCAATACAATTTTAAAAGAATGCCTGCGCTGTCAGGATATAGTCAAAACACTCCTCTCTTTCAGCAGACCTGTGGCCTCTGAATTCATTCCGGTAAATATGAATCAGGTAGCGGAAGATACAATTCGCCTTCTGGACCATCAATTCAGAAGATATCAGTCAGTCAAACTGAGCATGAATCTGGCTTCACCAATTGAACATATTTACGGTAATGAAGCCCAGCTTAAGCAGGTTATTCTGAACCTGCTGACCAATGCAATTGATGCCGTAGAAGAAAACGGTGAAATAACAGTTGAAACTTTTATTGAAAATAATCATGTAGGACTGAGAGTCTGTGACACAGGGTGCGGAATTGATCCCCAAAACAAGGACATGCTCTTCGAACCTTTTTATACAACCAAACAAGTAGGCAAAGGAATCGGAATTGGCCTTTCCACTTGTTTTAACATTGTCAGAGAACATAACGGTGAAATAGTTGTTGAAAGTGAAGTAGGAATAGGTTCCTGTTTTACTGTACTTTTCCCCATTCAGTGA
- a CDS encoding sigma-54-dependent transcriptional regulator gives MPESYKVLVVDDEESILKLLSKELASSERVIHTANCAQRARELVRKERYEVIVSDIRLPDGDGLELLTEFKDMEPDVEVILITGHGNIDNAVEAIRIGAYDYITKPFRLDRVELVVDRAWQRVCLTRENRSYKHSQQSETASSQLIGSSAPIKQIRHLINKVAPTNVPVLITGESGAGKDVVAHSVHCASLRSGKPMIVKNCATLQKELSRSELFGHTKGSFTGAMENCDGLMTFAHTGTLFLDEIGELPMEVQASLLRVLEAHTFRRVGEKDERTVDIRFLFATNRNLAQEVEEGRFHEALFHRINVFNISLPELKDRREDVPLLIDFFLNKLGQQMGQGKYTVSERAMQCMLSYHWPGNVRELRNVLERSIILSDNFVITCNCLPREIADQPEREGETGILSLERMEREHIIKALDFFNGNRQKAALALGIGRKTLYRKIDKYTL, from the coding sequence ATGCCAGAATCATACAAAGTCCTTGTGGTTGATGATGAAGAGTCCATTTTAAAGCTGCTCAGCAAAGAACTTGCAAGCTCTGAACGAGTTATACACACAGCGAACTGCGCCCAGAGAGCCCGCGAATTGGTGCGTAAAGAGCGTTACGAAGTAATTGTCTCCGATATCAGACTTCCAGACGGTGACGGACTGGAACTACTCACAGAGTTTAAAGACATGGAACCCGATGTCGAAGTTATTCTCATCACAGGACACGGTAATATTGATAACGCTGTTGAAGCCATACGCATCGGTGCTTATGATTACATCACCAAACCATTTAGGCTGGACCGTGTAGAACTTGTGGTCGATCGCGCATGGCAGCGAGTCTGTCTTACCCGTGAAAACCGCAGTTATAAACATTCACAACAATCAGAAACAGCCAGTTCACAGCTTATTGGCAGCTCGGCTCCTATCAAACAAATCCGCCATCTGATTAATAAAGTAGCTCCAACAAATGTCCCGGTACTCATCACAGGAGAATCCGGAGCAGGTAAGGATGTAGTAGCTCATTCGGTCCATTGTGCCAGTCTGCGGTCAGGCAAACCCATGATCGTAAAAAACTGCGCCACTCTTCAGAAAGAACTTTCCCGTAGTGAACTATTTGGGCACACCAAAGGCTCATTTACCGGTGCAATGGAAAACTGTGACGGACTTATGACCTTTGCTCATACCGGAACATTATTCCTTGATGAAATCGGAGAGCTTCCTATGGAAGTACAGGCTTCTTTGTTGCGAGTACTCGAGGCACATACTTTTCGTCGAGTTGGTGAAAAAGATGAACGCACTGTTGATATCCGCTTTCTGTTTGCCACAAATCGGAACCTTGCTCAGGAAGTAGAGGAAGGAAGATTTCACGAGGCACTTTTTCATCGAATTAATGTGTTCAACATAAGCCTGCCGGAGCTTAAAGATCGCCGCGAAGACGTCCCTCTGCTTATTGATTTTTTTCTGAATAAATTGGGTCAGCAAATGGGGCAAGGCAAATACACAGTCAGTGAACGGGCAATGCAATGCATGCTCTCCTACCACTGGCCAGGTAACGTGCGTGAACTGCGTAACGTACTTGAGCGCAGTATTATTTTATCTGACAACTTCGTTATAACCTGCAACTGTCTTCCCAGAGAAATTGCTGACCAACCTGAGCGTGAAGGCGAAACAGGAATACTATCTCTTGAAAGAATGGAACGGGAACATATAATTAAAGCTCTCGACTTCTTTAACGGCAATCGCCAGAAAGCTGCACTAGCCCTTGGTATCGGCCGTAAGACGCTCTATCGTAAAATAGATAAGTATACTTTGTAA
- a CDS encoding iron-containing alcohol dehydrogenase yields MAVREEVYGFFIPSVTLIGIGAHKEIPARIRALGGKKPLLVTDKGITATGITKQVVDILKADGMECVVYDDTIPNPTDKNVADGVEAYKKNGCDSLITLGGGSSHDCGKGVGLVVANGGTIHDFEGVDKSTKPMPPYIAVNTTAGTASEMTRFCIITDTSRKVKMAIVDWRVTPGIALDDPLLMMGMPPALTAATGMDALTHSVEAWVSTIATPITDACAEKSIRLINTFLRRAVANGQDIEAREGMCYAQYLGGMAFNNASLGHVHAMAHQLGGFYDLPHGECNAILLPYVEQHNLISNVDRFATMAEWLGVNTDGMSPRVAADAALDAIRQLSADVGIPAGLIALGKKYGKEVSEKDIPTMTANAQKDACGLTNPRCMTDEAVAAIYKAAM; encoded by the coding sequence ATGGCAGTACGTGAAGAAGTTTATGGATTTTTTATTCCCAGTGTTACCCTTATCGGTATTGGCGCACACAAAGAAATCCCTGCACGCATCCGTGCCCTCGGTGGTAAAAAACCTCTGCTTGTAACAGATAAAGGTATTACCGCAACAGGCATCACCAAACAGGTTGTTGATATCCTTAAAGCTGATGGCATGGAATGTGTTGTTTATGATGACACCATCCCTAACCCAACTGACAAGAACGTTGCTGACGGCGTAGAAGCTTACAAAAAGAATGGTTGTGACTCCCTTATCACTCTTGGTGGCGGTAGCTCCCATGACTGCGGTAAGGGTGTAGGTCTTGTTGTTGCAAATGGCGGCACCATCCACGATTTCGAAGGCGTAGATAAATCTACCAAACCAATGCCTCCTTACATTGCTGTAAACACCACTGCAGGAACAGCTTCTGAAATGACTCGTTTCTGTATTATCACTGACACATCACGCAAAGTTAAAATGGCAATCGTTGACTGGCGTGTAACTCCCGGCATCGCACTTGATGACCCATTACTGATGATGGGCATGCCACCAGCACTGACAGCAGCTACCGGTATGGATGCATTGACTCACTCCGTTGAAGCATGGGTATCCACTATTGCTACTCCTATTACTGACGCTTGTGCTGAAAAATCTATCCGCCTGATCAACACATTCCTGCGCCGTGCAGTTGCTAACGGACAGGATATCGAAGCTCGCGAAGGTATGTGTTACGCACAGTACCTAGGTGGTATGGCATTCAACAACGCTTCTCTTGGTCATGTACATGCTATGGCTCACCAGCTTGGTGGCTTCTATGACCTGCCTCATGGCGAATGTAATGCTATCCTCCTCCCCTATGTTGAACAGCATAACCTGATTTCCAACGTTGATCGCTTTGCAACCATGGCTGAATGGCTCGGCGTTAACACTGATGGCATGTCTCCCCGTGTTGCTGCTGATGCTGCTCTTGATGCCATCCGTCAGCTTTCTGCTGATGTTGGTATTCCTGCAGGTCTTATCGCTCTCGGCAAAAAATACGGCAAAGAAGTATCTGAAAAAGATATCCCGACAATGACAGCAAACGCTCAGAAAGATGCTTGCGGTCTGACTAACCCACGCTGCATGACTGATGAAGCTGTAGCAGCTATCTACAAAGCAGCTATGTAA